One segment of Olsenella uli DSM 7084 DNA contains the following:
- a CDS encoding heat shock protein transcriptional repressor HspR, with protein MARSEADGKDKPLYMISVAAELTGMHPQTLRVYEQKGLVNPGRSRGNTRLYSARDIERLNLISKLTDEGINLAGVVRILDMRERALERDEEIDRLRVRIRELEDDIHELRMRERITALARYDGAGPEQVMRGLLSIPRDEGVDA; from the coding sequence ATGGCGCGTAGCGAGGCGGACGGCAAGGACAAGCCCCTGTATATGATCAGCGTGGCGGCGGAGCTCACAGGCATGCACCCGCAGACGCTGCGCGTATACGAGCAGAAGGGCCTGGTCAACCCAGGCCGCTCGCGTGGAAACACGCGTCTGTACTCGGCGCGCGACATCGAACGCCTCAACCTCATCAGCAAGCTTACCGACGAGGGCATCAACCTCGCCGGCGTCGTCCGCATCCTCGACATGCGCGAGCGCGCGCTCGAGCGCGACGAGGAGATAGACCGCCTGCGCGTACGCATCCGCGAGCTCGAGGACGACATCCATGAGCTTCGCATGAGGGAGCGCATCACTGCCCTGGCGCGCTACGATGGGGCAGGTCCCGAGCAGGTCATGCGCGGGCTCTTGTCCATCCCTCGCGATGAGGGCGTGGACGCCTAG
- a CDS encoding SPFH domain-containing protein → MIVEKKAHAASGWTMLFVNVVAYLAAVVLMVRGIEALAVADDLGPATPPASALPELLGGVALLVVAIIVSNGFFALQPGQARVCVLFGKYVGTVRDEGLRWANPFYSKNLGMSSDEDPTASILTGGAKLGGHKHVSTISTRARTLNGDRLKVNDKMGNPIEIATVVVWRVSDTAKAVFDVDDYESFVSMQTETALRHVASVYAYDHMEDDDSTNSSITLRSNIEEVSDSLKEELDRRLASAGVSVEDARLTHLAYAPEIAQAMLRRQQAEAIIAARKKIVEGAVSMVDMALKQLSREGVVDFDEDRKAVMASNLMVVLCGESEAQPVLNTGSLYQ, encoded by the coding sequence ATGATTGTCGAGAAGAAAGCCCATGCCGCCTCTGGCTGGACGATGCTGTTCGTGAACGTGGTGGCGTACCTAGCCGCTGTCGTGCTCATGGTGCGGGGAATAGAGGCCCTCGCAGTCGCCGATGACTTGGGGCCCGCCACCCCGCCCGCCTCCGCCCTTCCAGAGCTTCTGGGAGGCGTGGCGCTGCTGGTCGTTGCAATCATCGTGAGCAACGGGTTCTTTGCCCTGCAGCCCGGTCAGGCGCGCGTGTGCGTGCTCTTCGGCAAGTACGTGGGAACCGTGCGTGACGAGGGGCTGCGTTGGGCCAACCCCTTCTATTCCAAGAACCTGGGCATGTCCTCCGATGAGGATCCTACGGCCAGCATCCTGACGGGCGGCGCCAAGCTTGGTGGGCACAAGCACGTCTCGACTATCTCCACGCGCGCCCGCACGCTCAACGGTGACCGCCTGAAGGTCAACGACAAGATGGGCAACCCCATCGAAATCGCGACCGTGGTGGTGTGGCGCGTCTCGGACACCGCCAAGGCCGTCTTCGACGTGGACGACTACGAGAGCTTCGTCTCCATGCAGACCGAGACGGCCCTGCGCCACGTGGCGAGCGTCTACGCCTACGACCACATGGAGGACGACGACAGCACCAACTCGTCCATCACGTTGCGCTCCAACATCGAGGAGGTCTCGGACTCCCTCAAGGAGGAACTCGACCGTCGTCTTGCCTCCGCCGGCGTGTCCGTGGAGGACGCTCGTCTCACGCACCTTGCCTACGCGCCCGAGATTGCCCAGGCGATGCTGCGCCGCCAGCAGGCAGAGGCCATCATCGCCGCCCGCAAGAAGATCGTGGAGGGTGCGGTGAGCATGGTCGACATGGCGCTCAAGCAGCTCTCCCGCGAGGGCGTGGTGGATTTCGACGAGGACCGCAAGGCCGTGATGGCGTCCAACCTCATGGTGGTGCTCTGCGGCGAATCCGAGGCCCAGCCCGTGCTCAACACCGGTTCGCTTTACCAGTAG
- a CDS encoding DnaJ C-terminal domain-containing protein encodes MAGKNYYDVLGVKRDATADDIKKSFRKLAAKYHPDAGGDEKRFKEVSEAYTTLSDPQKRKEYDQMLMFGGIPGADFGGSGGRNRGGYTYTTNVGGADWSEIFDNIRAGDGAFGGFDFSSIFGGQGATRQASGRPVKGGDLTMTIEISADEAFAGAQRKVSYTVPSTGEQQSLNVKVPAGAVDGGKLRYRGRGEYGMNGGARGDLVVTTRVAEHPVFKRDGADVRMELPISVFEAALGANVDVPTPGGTEVRLKVPAGTQDGKTFRFRDLGAPDVKRKGSRGALYVTVKVQVPTRLSVKEREALEALRDGDGREYRRDVERYGA; translated from the coding sequence ATGGCTGGAAAGAACTACTACGACGTCCTGGGCGTGAAGCGTGACGCCACAGCTGACGACATCAAGAAATCGTTTCGCAAGCTCGCTGCCAAGTACCATCCTGACGCAGGTGGGGACGAGAAGAGGTTCAAGGAGGTCAGCGAGGCCTACACCACGCTCTCCGATCCCCAGAAGCGCAAGGAGTACGACCAGATGCTGATGTTCGGCGGCATCCCGGGCGCTGACTTTGGCGGGTCGGGCGGTCGCAACCGTGGTGGCTACACCTACACCACGAACGTGGGCGGCGCCGACTGGTCCGAGATCTTCGACAACATCCGCGCCGGGGACGGGGCGTTCGGCGGCTTCGACTTCAGCAGCATCTTTGGCGGACAGGGTGCCACGCGTCAGGCCTCGGGCCGACCCGTCAAGGGCGGCGACCTGACAATGACCATAGAGATCAGTGCCGACGAGGCGTTTGCGGGCGCCCAGCGCAAGGTCAGCTACACCGTACCCTCCACGGGCGAGCAGCAGTCCCTCAACGTGAAGGTCCCCGCCGGCGCGGTCGATGGCGGCAAGCTGCGCTATCGTGGACGCGGCGAGTACGGCATGAACGGCGGCGCCCGTGGCGACCTGGTCGTGACGACCAGGGTGGCCGAGCACCCCGTCTTCAAGCGCGATGGCGCCGACGTCCGCATGGAGCTGCCGATCAGCGTGTTCGAGGCGGCGCTCGGCGCAAATGTCGACGTCCCCACGCCCGGTGGCACCGAGGTCCGCCTGAAGGTGCCCGCAGGTACGCAGGACGGCAAGACCTTCCGCTTCCGTGACCTCGGGGCGCCGGACGTCAAGCGTAAGGGGAGTCGCGGCGCGCTCTACGTGACGGTCAAAGTCCAGGTGCCCACGCGCCTCTCGGTCAAGGAGCGCGAGGCGCTGGAGGCGCTGCGCGACGGTGACGGGCGCGAGTACCGAAGGGACGTGGAGCGCTATGGCGCGTAG